A section of the Choristoneura fumiferana chromosome 5, NRCan_CFum_1, whole genome shotgun sequence genome encodes:
- the LOC141427916 gene encoding protein O-glucosyltransferase 2-like — protein MPARYFFVNFTFITEKSYTPDLINDLAVEINGSSRKNRDCRVWVNKLDRKDGSFIVRYKVYETCYDVSINVYYKSKQVQGSPYKYAGPIHPDQCNCPEKDISLWLQQYGCPILYEKINLDLEPFSNVNMTYAVGQIIEKYHKPDTTSFCHYVIKKNKIYRDCYGKHVGFNMFSDNILLSLSRRVILPDMELVINLGDWPLIRKNTELLSVFSWCGSDDTMDIVMPTYDLTESTLENMGRVTLDVLSVQGSVELAWAAREARAFWRGRDSRAERLALVDVARAHPDLFNVSLTNFFFFLDKQEQYGPKTPHISFFKFFDYKYQINVDGTVASYRLPYLLAGGSLVMKQESPYYEHYYGLLRAWEHYVPMKRDLSDLAARVRWARSHDDDAHRIANNAKNFVNENLLPQHVICYHAVLLLEWSKRLQSEVKVRDGMTPVPQQKFDCDCKSKKQKKREDL, from the exons ATGCCGGCAAGATACTTTTTCGTTAACTTCACTTTTATCACAGAAAAatc ATACACCCCTGATTTAATCAATGATCTAGCTGTTGAAATCAATGGTAGCTCCAGGAAAAACAGAGATTGTCGTGTTTGGGTCAACAAATTGGATAGAAAAGACGGAAGTTTTATTGTAAGATACAAAGTTTATGAAACTTGTTATGATGTATCAATAAATGTATACTACAAAAGCAAGCAAGTGCAGGGTTCGCCTTATAAATATGCAG GTCCAATCCATCCAGATCAGTGCAACTGTCCTGAAAAGGACATCAGCTTGTGGCTGCAGCAGTATGGGTGTCCcatattatacgaaaaaataaatcttgatCTGGAACCATTCAgcaatgtcaacatgacatatGCAGTTGGGCAAATAATTGAAAAGTATCACAAGCCAGATACCACAAGCTTTTGTcattatgtaattaaaaaaaacaagatataCCGAGATTGTTATGGTAAGCATGTGGGGTTCAACATGTTTTCAGACAATATACTTCTATCATTATCAAGAAGAGTGATACTGCCAGATATGGAATTAGTTATCAACCTCGGAGATTGGCCTTTAATTCGTAAAAACACAGAGCTACTGTCAGTGTTTTCATGGTGTGGTAGTGATGATACCATGGACATTGTTATGCCTACTTATGATTTAACCGAATCAACATTGGAGAACATGGGAAG AGTGACTTTGGATGTACTGTCAGTGCAAGGCAGCGTGGAGCTCGCTTGGGCGGCGCGTGAGGCGCGCGCGTTCTGGCGCGGGCGCGACTCTCGCGCAGAGCGGCTCGCGCTCGTAGACGTGGCGCGCGCGCACCCAGACCTCTTCAATGTCTCGCTCACcaatttcttcttttttcttgATAAACAAGAACAGTACGGGCCTAAAACGCCACACATATCCTTCTTTAAGTTTTTTGAT TACAAGTACCAAATAAATGTGGATGGCACGGTTGCCTCGTACCGGCTTCCGTATCTGCTGGCGGGCGGCAGTTTGGTGATGAAGCAGGAGTCTCCCTACTACGAGCATTACTACGGGCTCCTCCGCGCGTGGGAGCACTACGTGCCCATGAAGCGCGATCTGTCCGACCTGGCGGCGCGCGTGCGCTGGGCTCGCAGCCACGACGACGACGCGCACAGGATAGCTAACAATGCCAAAAACTTTGTCAACGAAAATCTCCTTCCGCAGCATGTCATTTGCTACCATGCTGTGTTACTATTG